From the genome of Tepidimicrobium xylanilyticum, one region includes:
- a CDS encoding NADH-quinone oxidoreductase subunit NuoE family protein, with protein sequence MLNQEMKDIIDDIVLKHGNKQSSIISILQDIQERFNYLPEDVLEYIANKMDISPAKIYGVATFYENFSLKPKGKYVIKICDGTACHVKKSIPILNALQKELGLDNEKNTTEDLLFTVETVSCLGACGLAPVLNINDRVYGKMTPENAVELINKLREEA encoded by the coding sequence ATGCTTAATCAAGAAATGAAAGATATAATCGATGATATTGTGCTGAAGCATGGTAACAAACAATCCTCAATTATTTCAATTCTTCAAGATATTCAGGAGCGATTTAATTACTTACCCGAGGATGTGCTAGAGTACATAGCAAATAAGATGGATATTAGTCCTGCTAAAATCTACGGCGTTGCTACATTTTATGAGAACTTTTCTTTAAAGCCTAAAGGTAAGTATGTAATTAAAATTTGCGATGGAACAGCTTGCCATGTTAAAAAATCTATCCCCATACTTAATGCGTTACAAAAAGAGCTAGGGCTTGATAATGAGAAAAACACTACAGAAGATCTATTGTTTACAGTAGAAACTGTGTCTTGTCTTGGAGCATGTGGATTGGCACCAGTTTTAAATATCAATGATAGGGTTTATGGGAAGATGACTCCCGAAAATGCAGTTGAACTTATAAATAAGTTAAGGGAGGAAGCATAG